One segment of Cicer arietinum cultivar CDC Frontier isolate Library 1 unplaced genomic scaffold, Cicar.CDCFrontier_v2.0 Ca_scaffold_5754_v2.0, whole genome shotgun sequence DNA contains the following:
- the LOC101489420 gene encoding probable calcium-binding protein CML27: MDDEVRTIFNKFDKNGDGKISSAELMEMMTALRSKTSEEEVNRMMAELDQNGDGYIDLKEFSELHKDGGDVTELREAFEMYDLDKNGLISAKELHAVMRRLGEKCSLGDCRRMIGNVDADGDGNVNFEEFKKMMNRS, translated from the coding sequence ATGGACGACGAAGTGCGCACGATCTTCAACAAGTTCGACAAGAACGGCGACGGGAAGATCTCGTCCGCGGAGCTCATGGAGATGATGACGGCGCTCAGATCTAAGACGTCGGAGGAGGAGGTTAATCGTATGATGGCGGAGCTTGACCAGAACGGCGATGGCTACATTGATCTAAAGGAGTTCAGCGAATTACACAAAGACGGCGGCGACGTCACGGAGCTTCGAGAGGCGTTCGAGATGTACGATCTGGACAAGAACGGGTTGATTTCGGCGAAGGAGCTGCACGCGGTGATGAGGAGGTTGGGGGAGAAATGCTCTCTCGGCGATTGCCGGAGGATGATCGGAAACGTCGACGCTGACGGTGATGGTAATGTAAATTTCGAAGAGTTCAAGAAGATGATGAATCGCTCCTAA